From one Nothobranchius furzeri strain GRZ-AD chromosome 2, NfurGRZ-RIMD1, whole genome shotgun sequence genomic stretch:
- the LOC107373915 gene encoding zinc finger protein 678-like isoform X3, which yields MDTGVQPMVLVKEAPEEQSASEDQQDPEHFHIKEEQDELRTNQETDAARFPFTVDTIKSEDDEEKPLFSQLHQQQMEDRDVPTSSSADLKTAETRKYSNLFPHEQTSDSSETEVSRDDEEDDDVNIDSELSDTGDRVNDCNKSRSSESDVKSVNKSFSCPECAKLFLHKSSLQKHVRVTGHTAKRSSDCRVIRKYVGVKKHVHSCRKVQKGLKSYCCDDCGKRFRGISGLNRHMRVHTGDEPFACELCGQRFNRKTNLNSHMKVHTGEKPFACELCGQRFSCKASLNNHMTVHTGDKPFACDLCEQRFNRKTNLNSHMKVHTGEKPFACELCGQRFSRKASLNSHMRVHTGEKPFACELCEQRFNRKTNLNSHMRVHTEEQPFSCELCGQRFSQKEHLNSHMRVHTGEKPFACGLCELCGQRFSNKASLNRHMRVHTGEKPFACELCGQRFSQKEHLNRHMRVHTGEKPFACELCEHTFNRKTNLNRHVKVHTGQKLFVCELCGQKFSEKTHLKRHMTVHTEQKPFACELCGQRFSQKGSLNSHMRVHTGQKPFACELCGQRFSHKTSLNRHMRVHTGQKPFTCELSGKNLVRRQV from the coding sequence GTGTTCAACcgatggtgctggttaaagaagctcctgaagaacagagtgctagtgaggaccagcaggacccagaacacttccacataaaggaggaacaggacgaACTTAGGACCAAtcaggagactgatgctgccaggtttccattcactgtagatactataaagagtgaggatgatgaagagaaacctctgttctcacagcttcatcagcagcaaatggaggacagagatgttccaaccagcagctcagctgacctgaAGACAGCAGAAACTAGAAAGTACTCAAATCTTTTCCCTCATGAacagacatctgattcttcagagacggaAGTTAGtagagatgatgaagaggatgatgatgtgaACATAGACTCTGAGCTGTCTGACactggagacagagtcaatgacTGCAAcaagagcaggtcttctgagtcagatgttaagtctgtcaacaaatcctttagctgccctgagtgtgCTAAACTATTTCTCCACAAGAGTTCTCTCCAGAAACACGTCAGAGTGACGGGACATACGGCAAAAAGGTCTTCTGACTGTCGGGTTATTAGAAAATATGTTGGAGTGAAGAAACATGTGCACTCGTGCAGAAAAGTCCAGAAAGGACTAAAATCATATTGTTGTGacgactgtggaaaaagatttcggGGAATATCAGGCTTAAACaggcacatgagagtccacaccggagatgagccttttgcctgtgaactctgtggacaaaggtttaatcgaaagactaatttaaacagtcacatgaaagtccacactggagagaagccttttgcctgtgaactctgtggacaaaggtttagttgtaaggcaagtttaaacaatcATATGACAGTCCACACcggagataagccttttgcctgtgatctctgtgaacaaagatttaatCGAAAGacgaatttaaacagtcacatgaaagtccacactggagagaagccttttgcctgtgaactctgtggacaaaggtttagtcgtaaggcaagtttaaacagtcacatgagagtccacaccggagagaagccttttgcctgtgagctctgtgaacaaagatttaatcgaaagactaatttaaacagtcacatgagagtccacactgaagAGCAGCCTTTtagctgtgagctctgtggacaaagatttagccaaaaggaacatttaaacagtcacatgagagtccacacaggagagaagccttttgcttgtgggctctgtgaactctgtggacaaagatttagcaataaggcaagtttaaacaggcacatgagagtccacaccggagagaagccttttgcctgtgagctctgtggacaaagatttagccaaaaggaacatttaaacaggcacatgagagtccacacaggagagaagccttttgcttgtgagctctgtgaacataCATTTAATCGAAAGACTAATTTAAACAGACACGTGAAAGTCCATACAGGTCAGAAGCTATTTgtctgtgaactctgtggacaaaaattcagcgaaaagacacatttaaagagACACATGACAGTTCACACagaacagaagccttttgcctgtgaactctgtggacaaagatttagtcaaaagggaagtttaaattctcacatgagagtccacacaggacagaagccttttgcttgtgagctctgtggacaaagatttagccataagacaagtttaaaccgtcatatgagagtccacacaggacagaagccgttTACCTGTGAGCTCTCTGGAAAAAATTTAGTCAGAAGGCAAGTTTAa
- the LOC107373915 gene encoding zinc finger protein 678-like isoform X2 has translation MLVTGVQPMVLVKEAPEEQSASEDQQDPEHFHIKEEQDELRTNQETDAARFPFTVDTIKSEDDEEKPLFSQLHQQQMEDRDVPTSSSADLKTAETRKYSNLFPHEQTSDSSETEVSRDDEEDDDVNIDSELSDTGDRVNDCNKSRSSESDVKSVNKSFSCPECAKLFLHKSSLQKHVRVTGHTAKRSSDCRVIRKYVGVKKHVHSCRKVQKGLKSYCCDDCGKRFRGISGLNRHMRVHTGDEPFACELCGQRFNRKTNLNSHMKVHTGEKPFACELCGQRFSCKASLNNHMTVHTGDKPFACDLCEQRFNRKTNLNSHMKVHTGEKPFACELCGQRFSRKASLNSHMRVHTGEKPFACELCEQRFNRKTNLNSHMRVHTEEQPFSCELCGQRFSQKEHLNSHMRVHTGEKPFACGLCELCGQRFSNKASLNRHMRVHTGEKPFACELCGQRFSQKEHLNRHMRVHTGEKPFACELCEHTFNRKTNLNRHVKVHTGQKLFVCELCGQKFSEKTHLKRHMTVHTEQKPFACELCGQRFSQKGSLNSHMRVHTGQKPFACELCGQRFSHKTSLNRHMRVHTGQKPFTCELSGKNLVRRQV, from the coding sequence GTGTTCAACcgatggtgctggttaaagaagctcctgaagaacagagtgctagtgaggaccagcaggacccagaacacttccacataaaggaggaacaggacgaACTTAGGACCAAtcaggagactgatgctgccaggtttccattcactgtagatactataaagagtgaggatgatgaagagaaacctctgttctcacagcttcatcagcagcaaatggaggacagagatgttccaaccagcagctcagctgacctgaAGACAGCAGAAACTAGAAAGTACTCAAATCTTTTCCCTCATGAacagacatctgattcttcagagacggaAGTTAGtagagatgatgaagaggatgatgatgtgaACATAGACTCTGAGCTGTCTGACactggagacagagtcaatgacTGCAAcaagagcaggtcttctgagtcagatgttaagtctgtcaacaaatcctttagctgccctgagtgtgCTAAACTATTTCTCCACAAGAGTTCTCTCCAGAAACACGTCAGAGTGACGGGACATACGGCAAAAAGGTCTTCTGACTGTCGGGTTATTAGAAAATATGTTGGAGTGAAGAAACATGTGCACTCGTGCAGAAAAGTCCAGAAAGGACTAAAATCATATTGTTGTGacgactgtggaaaaagatttcggGGAATATCAGGCTTAAACaggcacatgagagtccacaccggagatgagccttttgcctgtgaactctgtggacaaaggtttaatcgaaagactaatttaaacagtcacatgaaagtccacactggagagaagccttttgcctgtgaactctgtggacaaaggtttagttgtaaggcaagtttaaacaatcATATGACAGTCCACACcggagataagccttttgcctgtgatctctgtgaacaaagatttaatCGAAAGacgaatttaaacagtcacatgaaagtccacactggagagaagccttttgcctgtgaactctgtggacaaaggtttagtcgtaaggcaagtttaaacagtcacatgagagtccacaccggagagaagccttttgcctgtgagctctgtgaacaaagatttaatcgaaagactaatttaaacagtcacatgagagtccacactgaagAGCAGCCTTTtagctgtgagctctgtggacaaagatttagccaaaaggaacatttaaacagtcacatgagagtccacacaggagagaagccttttgcttgtgggctctgtgaactctgtggacaaagatttagcaataaggcaagtttaaacaggcacatgagagtccacaccggagagaagccttttgcctgtgagctctgtggacaaagatttagccaaaaggaacatttaaacaggcacatgagagtccacacaggagagaagccttttgcttgtgagctctgtgaacataCATTTAATCGAAAGACTAATTTAAACAGACACGTGAAAGTCCATACAGGTCAGAAGCTATTTgtctgtgaactctgtggacaaaaattcagcgaaaagacacatttaaagagACACATGACAGTTCACACagaacagaagccttttgcctgtgaactctgtggacaaagatttagtcaaaagggaagtttaaattctcacatgagagtccacacaggacagaagccttttgcttgtgagctctgtggacaaagatttagccataagacaagtttaaaccgtcatatgagagtccacacaggacagaagccgttTACCTGTGAGCTCTCTGGAAAAAATTTAGTCAGAAGGCAAGTTTAa
- the LOC107373915 gene encoding zinc finger protein 678-like isoform X1: MKLWDPESKGFRLCSDRFISGVQPMVLVKEAPEEQSASEDQQDPEHFHIKEEQDELRTNQETDAARFPFTVDTIKSEDDEEKPLFSQLHQQQMEDRDVPTSSSADLKTAETRKYSNLFPHEQTSDSSETEVSRDDEEDDDVNIDSELSDTGDRVNDCNKSRSSESDVKSVNKSFSCPECAKLFLHKSSLQKHVRVTGHTAKRSSDCRVIRKYVGVKKHVHSCRKVQKGLKSYCCDDCGKRFRGISGLNRHMRVHTGDEPFACELCGQRFNRKTNLNSHMKVHTGEKPFACELCGQRFSCKASLNNHMTVHTGDKPFACDLCEQRFNRKTNLNSHMKVHTGEKPFACELCGQRFSRKASLNSHMRVHTGEKPFACELCEQRFNRKTNLNSHMRVHTEEQPFSCELCGQRFSQKEHLNSHMRVHTGEKPFACGLCELCGQRFSNKASLNRHMRVHTGEKPFACELCGQRFSQKEHLNRHMRVHTGEKPFACELCEHTFNRKTNLNRHVKVHTGQKLFVCELCGQKFSEKTHLKRHMTVHTEQKPFACELCGQRFSQKGSLNSHMRVHTGQKPFACELCGQRFSHKTSLNRHMRVHTGQKPFTCELSGKNLVRRQV, translated from the coding sequence GTGTTCAACcgatggtgctggttaaagaagctcctgaagaacagagtgctagtgaggaccagcaggacccagaacacttccacataaaggaggaacaggacgaACTTAGGACCAAtcaggagactgatgctgccaggtttccattcactgtagatactataaagagtgaggatgatgaagagaaacctctgttctcacagcttcatcagcagcaaatggaggacagagatgttccaaccagcagctcagctgacctgaAGACAGCAGAAACTAGAAAGTACTCAAATCTTTTCCCTCATGAacagacatctgattcttcagagacggaAGTTAGtagagatgatgaagaggatgatgatgtgaACATAGACTCTGAGCTGTCTGACactggagacagagtcaatgacTGCAAcaagagcaggtcttctgagtcagatgttaagtctgtcaacaaatcctttagctgccctgagtgtgCTAAACTATTTCTCCACAAGAGTTCTCTCCAGAAACACGTCAGAGTGACGGGACATACGGCAAAAAGGTCTTCTGACTGTCGGGTTATTAGAAAATATGTTGGAGTGAAGAAACATGTGCACTCGTGCAGAAAAGTCCAGAAAGGACTAAAATCATATTGTTGTGacgactgtggaaaaagatttcggGGAATATCAGGCTTAAACaggcacatgagagtccacaccggagatgagccttttgcctgtgaactctgtggacaaaggtttaatcgaaagactaatttaaacagtcacatgaaagtccacactggagagaagccttttgcctgtgaactctgtggacaaaggtttagttgtaaggcaagtttaaacaatcATATGACAGTCCACACcggagataagccttttgcctgtgatctctgtgaacaaagatttaatCGAAAGacgaatttaaacagtcacatgaaagtccacactggagagaagccttttgcctgtgaactctgtggacaaaggtttagtcgtaaggcaagtttaaacagtcacatgagagtccacaccggagagaagccttttgcctgtgagctctgtgaacaaagatttaatcgaaagactaatttaaacagtcacatgagagtccacactgaagAGCAGCCTTTtagctgtgagctctgtggacaaagatttagccaaaaggaacatttaaacagtcacatgagagtccacacaggagagaagccttttgcttgtgggctctgtgaactctgtggacaaagatttagcaataaggcaagtttaaacaggcacatgagagtccacaccggagagaagccttttgcctgtgagctctgtggacaaagatttagccaaaaggaacatttaaacaggcacatgagagtccacacaggagagaagccttttgcttgtgagctctgtgaacataCATTTAATCGAAAGACTAATTTAAACAGACACGTGAAAGTCCATACAGGTCAGAAGCTATTTgtctgtgaactctgtggacaaaaattcagcgaaaagacacatttaaagagACACATGACAGTTCACACagaacagaagccttttgcctgtgaactctgtggacaaagatttagtcaaaagggaagtttaaattctcacatgagagtccacacaggacagaagccttttgcttgtgagctctgtggacaaagatttagccataagacaagtttaaaccgtcatatgagagtccacacaggacagaagccgttTACCTGTGAGCTCTCTGGAAAAAATTTAGTCAGAAGGCAAGTTTAa